From Nitrospirota bacterium, the proteins below share one genomic window:
- a CDS encoding LL-diaminopimelate aminotransferase translates to MAAFPIEYASRIKTLPPYLFAAIDEMKQKALARGVDIINLGIGDPDLPTPAPIIERMKQACADPKNHQYPSYEGLLSFRKAVADWYQRRFKVTLDPAAEVLTLIGSKEGIGHIPLAFIDPGDVVLVPSPGYPVYPVATSFAGGVSHVMPLLKKNGFLPDLDAIPGDVARKAKLMFLNSPNNPTSVVAGKDYFKRVVAFAREHQIIVCHDAAYSEIFYDGKRPASFLEAEGAKEVGIEFHSLSKTFNMTGWRIGFAVGNKQVLNGLLKIKSNLDSGTFQAVQEAGITALQSDEQLTDGLRKTYQERRDVLVPGLQKLGLDVDPPPAAFYVWVTVPKGYTSASFTAHLLEKAGIVTTPGNGFGEPGEGYIRMTVTTTKERLAEAVERIRKAGF, encoded by the coding sequence ATGGCCGCATTTCCGATCGAGTACGCAAGCCGCATCAAGACCCTGCCGCCCTATCTGTTCGCGGCGATTGACGAGATGAAGCAGAAGGCGCTCGCCCGGGGCGTGGACATCATCAACCTGGGCATCGGGGACCCGGACCTGCCCACGCCGGCCCCGATCATCGAGCGCATGAAGCAGGCCTGCGCGGACCCCAAGAACCATCAATACCCCTCCTACGAGGGGCTGCTCTCCTTCCGCAAAGCCGTCGCCGACTGGTACCAGCGGCGGTTCAAGGTGACGCTGGATCCGGCCGCCGAGGTCCTGACCCTGATCGGCTCGAAGGAGGGGATCGGCCACATCCCGCTGGCCTTCATTGATCCAGGTGACGTGGTCCTGGTGCCGAGCCCCGGCTATCCGGTCTATCCGGTGGCGACCAGTTTCGCGGGCGGCGTTTCACACGTCATGCCGCTCCTCAAGAAGAACGGCTTCCTCCCCGACCTGGACGCGATTCCCGGGGACGTGGCCCGGAAGGCGAAGCTCATGTTCCTGAATTCGCCCAACAACCCGACCTCGGTGGTGGCGGGCAAGGACTATTTCAAGCGCGTCGTCGCCTTCGCCCGGGAGCATCAAATCATCGTCTGCCACGACGCGGCCTATTCCGAGATCTTCTACGACGGGAAGCGGCCGGCCAGCTTCCTGGAGGCGGAGGGGGCGAAGGAGGTGGGCATCGAGTTCCACTCCCTGTCCAAGACCTTCAACATGACCGGCTGGCGGATCGGCTTCGCCGTGGGGAACAAGCAGGTGCTGAACGGGCTCTTGAAGATCAAGAGCAACCTGGACTCCGGCACCTTCCAGGCCGTGCAGGAGGCGGGGATCACGGCGCTCCAATCGGACGAGCAGCTCACGGACGGCTTGCGGAAGACCTATCAGGAGCGGCGGGACGTGCTGGTGCCGGGGTTGCAGAAGCTGGGCTTGGACGTGGACCCGCCGCCAGCGGCCTTCTACGTCTGGGTGACGGTGCCCAAGGGCTACACCTCCGCCTCCTTCACCGCGCACCTGTTGGAGAAGGCCGGGATCGTCACCACGCCGGGGAACGGCTTCGGGGAGCCGGGCGAGGGCTACATCCGGATGACCGTGACCACCACGAAGGAGCGGCTGGCGGAAGCGGTTGAACGCATCAGGAAAGCCGGGTTTTAG
- a CDS encoding type 1 glutamine amidotransferase → MPEEGLPKEAGDFLLVMGGPMSVNDPDRWIEQEIEFIRRTIRLGKPVLGVCLGAQLMARALGAPVRPGPALELGMTPIRLTEEGRKDPIFSRLPEPASVFEWHGEIFDLPAGAVPLATSDLCLQAFRYGERAYGLLFHLEMERAGIEALCRECPEDVRRAGTSPAALLREAEPHLSRLHDWASFLIEHLTS, encoded by the coding sequence GTGCCCGAAGAGGGGCTCCCCAAGGAGGCCGGGGACTTCCTCCTCGTCATGGGCGGGCCCATGTCGGTCAACGATCCGGACCGCTGGATCGAGCAGGAGATCGAGTTCATCCGGCGCACGATCCGACTAGGCAAGCCGGTGCTGGGCGTCTGTCTCGGCGCGCAACTCATGGCCAGGGCACTGGGCGCACCGGTCCGTCCCGGTCCGGCGCTGGAGCTCGGCATGACGCCGATCCGCCTGACCGAAGAGGGGCGCAAGGACCCGATCTTCAGCCGGCTGCCCGAACCGGCCTCCGTGTTCGAATGGCACGGGGAGATCTTCGACCTCCCGGCCGGCGCCGTCCCGCTCGCCACGTCCGACCTCTGTCTGCAGGCCTTCCGCTACGGGGAACGGGCCTATGGGCTGCTGTTTCACCTGGAGATGGAACGGGCCGGTATCGAGGCCCTCTGCCGGGAATGCCCCGAGGATGTCCGCCGAGCCGGAACGAGTCCCGCTGCCCTCCTCCGGGAAGCCGAGCCGCACCTGTCCCGCCTGCACGACTGGGCGAGCTTCCTCATCGAGCACCTTACTAGCTGA
- a CDS encoding pirin family protein: MTRPAIDIRRSHERFHTKIGWLDSRHSFSFADHYDPRNVRHGLLLVSNDDVIKAGTGFRTHPHQDMEIVTWVLDGEVEHKDSVGNRGIIYPGLAQRMSAGTGIWHSEMNPRLDKDLHLIQMWVLPDRERITPGYEQVDISAELAKGGLVPIASGRGHEAAISIRQKGAVLWGGRLKPGETVAVPDARFVHLYVAGGAADLEGAGPLDTGDAVRLTSAGDRRLTADGQTGAEVLIWEMGA; encoded by the coding sequence ATGACCAGGCCCGCCATCGACATCCGGCGCAGCCACGAGCGGTTCCACACGAAGATCGGCTGGCTCGACTCACGGCACAGCTTCAGCTTCGCGGACCACTATGATCCGCGGAACGTCCGCCACGGGCTCCTGCTCGTGAGCAACGACGACGTGATCAAGGCCGGCACGGGCTTCCGCACCCACCCGCACCAGGACATGGAGATCGTCACCTGGGTCCTGGACGGGGAGGTCGAGCACAAGGATTCGGTCGGGAACAGGGGGATCATCTATCCCGGCCTGGCCCAGCGGATGAGCGCGGGGACCGGCATCTGGCACTCGGAGATGAATCCGCGGCTGGACAAGGATCTGCACCTGATTCAGATGTGGGTGCTCCCGGACCGGGAGCGGATCACCCCCGGCTACGAGCAGGTGGACATCTCGGCCGAGTTGGCCAAGGGCGGGCTGGTGCCGATCGCCTCGGGCCGCGGACATGAGGCGGCGATCTCGATCCGGCAGAAGGGCGCGGTCCTCTGGGGCGGGCGACTCAAGCCTGGCGAGACGGTCGCGGTGCCCGACGCCCGGTTCGTCCACCTCTACGTCGCGGGGGGAGCCGCCGATCTGGAGGGAGCGGGACCGCTCGACACCGGAGACGCGGTCCGTCTGACTTCGGCCGGGGACCGGAGACTGACCGCCGACGGCCAAACAGGAGCCGAGGTCCTGATCTGGGAGATGGGTGCGTGA
- a CDS encoding methyltransferase domain-containing protein — MDLEKVERVYSNYAGFYDQVFGRIFHESREAAVRRLGVKPGEQILEVGVGTGLSLPVYPRHCRVVGIDLSAGMLEKAEARVRAYGLQHVELVRMDAGRMEFPDDAFDTVMAAYVVTAVPDYRKVVNEMIRVCRPGGRIVMLNHFSNGNKLIAAVEKAISPLCKHIGFRTDLALSHVLEGTSLLVARKEKVNPLRFWHLVECVNRKNGSAAASH; from the coding sequence ATGGATCTGGAGAAAGTCGAACGGGTCTACTCGAATTACGCGGGCTTCTACGATCAGGTCTTCGGCCGGATCTTCCACGAGTCGCGCGAGGCGGCGGTCCGCCGCCTGGGCGTCAAACCCGGCGAGCAAATCCTGGAAGTCGGGGTGGGCACGGGCCTCTCCCTGCCCGTCTACCCCCGCCACTGCCGCGTGGTGGGAATCGACCTCTCCGCCGGCATGCTGGAGAAGGCGGAGGCGCGGGTCCGGGCCTACGGCCTCCAGCACGTGGAGCTGGTCCGCATGGACGCCGGCCGGATGGAGTTCCCGGACGACGCCTTCGACACGGTCATGGCCGCCTACGTCGTCACCGCCGTGCCGGACTACCGCAAGGTCGTCAACGAAATGATCCGCGTCTGCCGTCCGGGCGGGCGCATCGTCATGCTGAACCACTTCAGCAACGGCAACAAGCTGATCGCCGCGGTCGAAAAGGCGATCTCCCCGCTCTGCAAGCACATCGGGTTCCGGACCGATCTCGCGCTGAGCCACGTGCTGGAAGGGACGTCGCTGCTGGTGGCGAGGAAGGAAAAGGTCAACCCGCTGCGGTTCTGGCACCTGGTCGAGTGCGTGAATCGGAAGAACGGCTCCGCCGCGGCCTCCCACTAG
- a CDS encoding type I restriction endonuclease, translating into MGLEQDIEDIRAGIKAGRFSNEASVSQGIVLRLLHALAWPAYDTQVVCPEYPLDGRRVDFALCHPPGKPIAFIEVKQIGQSEGTERQLFEYAFHAGVPLAILTDGQEWNFFLPGEQGDYGERRVYTLDIVGRDIIECVSRLNRYLKYSAITSGSAIQAARDDYRDVSREKQMKATLPSAWTKLVTDEDVLLLELVADQVQSLCGYKPDLDTVARFLKENVALRSTQTTHVPQSSRAPVQSSQPASPVGSAARSLSSIGFVLNGTHVSARNAIEVLIAVLEELAKRDASFLDRFAALPKHGRTRRYVARRPEELYPGRPDLARDYSVQLTSGWWVCTNLSRAAITRIIEMACEVARIVFGRDLVVTLGE; encoded by the coding sequence ATGGGCCTGGAACAAGACATCGAAGACATCCGAGCCGGAATTAAAGCTGGCCGCTTCTCGAATGAAGCATCAGTGTCACAGGGCATTGTGCTTCGGCTTCTCCATGCGCTCGCTTGGCCCGCATATGACACACAGGTCGTATGCCCTGAGTATCCCCTCGATGGAAGACGAGTTGACTTCGCGCTCTGTCACCCTCCAGGTAAACCAATCGCATTTATCGAGGTAAAACAAATCGGTCAGAGCGAAGGTACGGAACGGCAGCTCTTCGAGTACGCCTTCCACGCCGGGGTCCCGCTCGCTATCCTGACAGACGGTCAGGAATGGAATTTCTTCCTTCCGGGGGAGCAGGGGGACTACGGTGAACGCCGGGTATACACACTTGACATCGTCGGACGAGACATCATTGAGTGCGTGTCGCGGCTGAATCGCTACCTTAAGTATAGCGCCATCACTTCCGGCTCAGCGATTCAGGCTGCGCGAGATGACTATCGCGACGTGTCGCGTGAAAAGCAAATGAAGGCCACTCTGCCGAGTGCTTGGACGAAGCTTGTTACAGACGAAGACGTTCTCTTGCTGGAGCTAGTCGCAGATCAGGTTCAAAGTCTGTGTGGCTATAAGCCAGACCTGGACACCGTTGCACGGTTTCTTAAGGAAAACGTTGCCTTGCGCTCAACGCAAACCACACACGTACCACAGTCGTCGCGAGCTCCTGTTCAGTCCTCACAACCGGCTTCCCCCGTCGGCAGTGCAGCCCGTTCTCTTAGCTCAATAGGTTTCGTCCTCAACGGAACACATGTTTCCGCTAGGAACGCGATTGAGGTCTTGATCGCCGTGCTGGAGGAACTGGCTAAACGGGATGCGTCGTTTCTTGATCGCTTTGCGGCGCTTCCGAAGCACGGCCGCACTCGACGATACGTCGCGCGTAGGCCCGAGGAGCTTTATCCAGGTCGTCCAGACCTCGCACGCGACTATTCTGTGCAACTCACTTCAGGATGGTGGGTCTGTACGAACCTTAGCAGAGCGGCAATAACGCGAATCATTGAAATGGCCTGCGAGGTCGCGCGCATCGTCTTCGGTCGCGATCTTGTAGTTACTCTGGGCGAGTGA
- the folK gene encoding 2-amino-4-hydroxy-6-hydroxymethyldihydropteridine diphosphokinase codes for MSREIVYIAFGSNVGDRLDFCDRAVTLLGLLPASQVTGVSSLYETEPVDDGARPGSGWFLNGVVRLETEIPPHRLLDVCREVEKALGRDLEHRAGPRTLDLDLLFYGDRVLHEAGLVVPHPRLHLRRFVLAPLAELAPDLIHPVLHRTIKDLLDHLADPATVRRLDPQPSPRYGSRLGPSATPVASEEQRVPSRQPSAF; via the coding sequence ATGAGCCGCGAGATCGTATACATCGCCTTCGGGTCCAACGTCGGGGATCGGCTGGACTTCTGCGACCGGGCGGTCACGCTCCTGGGCCTCCTCCCCGCCTCGCAAGTGACCGGGGTCTCCTCGCTCTACGAAACGGAGCCGGTGGACGACGGGGCCAGGCCGGGCAGCGGCTGGTTCCTGAACGGGGTCGTGCGGCTCGAGACGGAGATTCCTCCCCATCGGCTCTTGGATGTCTGCCGGGAAGTGGAGAAGGCCCTGGGACGCGACTTGGAGCATCGCGCCGGGCCCCGCACGCTCGATCTGGACCTGCTTTTCTATGGGGATCGGGTTCTTCATGAGGCGGGCCTCGTCGTGCCCCATCCCCGCCTGCATCTCCGGCGCTTCGTCCTGGCTCCCCTGGCCGAGCTGGCCCCAGATTTGATCCACCCGGTCCTGCACCGAACCATCAAGGACCTCCTCGACCACCTCGCCGATCCGGCAACGGTGCGCCGGCTCGACCCGCAGCCCAGCCCACGCTACGGCTCGCGTCTAGGGCCATCAGCAACGCCCGTTGCATCAGAAGAGCAACGGGTCCCCAGCCGTCAGCCCTCAGCGTTCTGA
- a CDS encoding Fic family protein has product MLLGEAKSKCEHLSNVILAPDAAKRLHAIYLAKGVLATTAIEGNTLTEEEVLKQLEGKLRLPPSREYLGQETENIINTCNLILGEIEKGSPPVLSPETIKDFNRRVLDKLKLADEVVPGKIREHSVGVARYRAVPPEDCEYLLQRLCDWLNGPTFQPPQDMPQLALVFAIIKAILAHLYMAWIHPFGDGNGRTARLIELLILVSSGVPSSAAHLLSNHYNQTRSEYYRQLNQSSRSSGEVIPFITYALQGFVDGLRAQIDFIHKQQWQISWENYVHVILKGHSSPVNERRCNLVIALSSHDDPIPLAKLLEENPRIAATYANRTAKTLTRDFNALVEKGLVQRVGNRYKSGKEIMLSFRPVVARPNRDR; this is encoded by the coding sequence ATGCTTCTGGGTGAGGCAAAGTCCAAATGCGAACACTTATCCAACGTCATACTGGCTCCGGATGCCGCTAAGCGCTTACACGCCATCTACCTAGCTAAGGGGGTGCTAGCTACTACGGCGATTGAAGGGAATACGCTGACCGAAGAGGAGGTACTCAAACAGTTAGAAGGGAAGTTACGTTTACCGCCGTCAAGGGAGTACCTGGGGCAAGAAACCGAAAACATTATTAACACTTGCAATCTGATACTGGGAGAGATCGAAAAGGGCAGCCCACCAGTTTTGAGCCCGGAGACGATCAAGGATTTTAACCGTCGCGTGCTCGACAAGTTGAAGCTTGCGGATGAAGTGGTTCCGGGAAAAATACGAGAGCACTCGGTTGGTGTGGCGCGCTACAGGGCAGTACCACCGGAAGACTGTGAATACTTGCTCCAGCGTCTTTGCGATTGGCTGAACGGTCCGACGTTTCAGCCGCCACAAGATATGCCACAGCTCGCCCTCGTGTTTGCGATCATCAAAGCTATCCTCGCTCACCTGTATATGGCCTGGATACATCCATTCGGTGATGGAAATGGCCGAACAGCTCGTCTCATTGAGTTGCTTATTCTCGTCTCTTCCGGAGTGCCAAGTTCGGCTGCTCACTTGCTAAGCAACCATTACAACCAAACTCGTTCTGAGTATTACCGGCAACTGAATCAGTCTAGTCGGTCAAGTGGCGAAGTTATCCCGTTCATCACTTATGCATTGCAAGGATTTGTCGATGGATTACGTGCGCAAATCGACTTCATTCATAAGCAGCAATGGCAGATCTCATGGGAAAACTATGTTCATGTGATCTTAAAGGGGCATTCCTCTCCAGTAAACGAGAGAAGGTGCAACCTGGTCATTGCGCTATCTTCTCATGACGACCCGATACCGCTTGCCAAACTACTTGAAGAGAATCCACGAATCGCTGCTACTTACGCAAATCGGACGGCGAAGACGCTGACCAGAGACTTTAATGCGCTGGTAGAGAAGGGTCTTGTGCAAAGGGTTGGCAATAGATACAAATCGGGGAAGGAAATCATGCTCTCATTTCGCCCCGTTGTGGCCAGACCGAACCGCGATCGTTGA